From the genome of Tachysurus vachellii isolate PV-2020 chromosome 2, HZAU_Pvac_v1, whole genome shotgun sequence, one region includes:
- the rela gene encoding transcription factor p65, with translation MAEMFSWVQSNVPQGTPYIEIIEQPKARGMRFRYKCEGRSAGSIPGEKSNDSTKTHPAIKVHNYSGPIRVRISLVTKNQPYKPHPHELVGKDCKHGYYEADLPERRVHSFQNLGIQCVKKKDVPEAISCRLHTQNNPFNIPEAKVWEEEFDLNAVRLCFQATITLATGELYPLAPVISQPIYDNRAPNTAELKICRVNRNSGSCRGGDEIFLLCDKVQKEDIEVRFFRDSWESKGSFSQADVHRQVAIVFRTPPYCDTNLSEPVRVKMQLRRPSDREVSEPMDFQYLPADPDEYRLMEKRKRTEGMLHNLKLGNVVPDTMNQRTISTARRTLTASKPSAAVSAPPVVNPVTCMNVMKPTPMFNTPPPGHLFTQPKTELMPSNGDGLKFFSSIPVQPSAAPDISTELRTVNLSDLHDFPYSNFPSSAPDQSDTIRRGEGTGANGASTTASQEVQNTFRSFDNDILNFPSFSEAQTSDVENINTAEFQALFSQSGLHGEGPSNASACHANMAGNTTADSASCSGGAEQASRNLDNEPWMSFPTSIINYLQNEPMVQSATPVTPIQQILDDTDIMNSLDEDRLMSILHNGNQNFLSGHPT, from the exons GTGCATAACTACAGCGGGCCAATCAGAGTGAGGATCTCCTTGGTTACCAAGAACCAGCCATACAAGCCACACCCACATGAGCTGGTGGGAAAAGACTGCAAACACGGCTACTACGAAGCGGACCTGCCCGAGAGACGGgttcacag tttCCAGAATCTCGGTATTCAGTGTGTGAAGAAGAAGGATGTGCCTGAAGCCATTTCCTGTCGCCTGCATACACAGAACAACCCTTTTAACA TTCCCGAAGCCAAAGTGTGGGAGGAAGAGTTCGACCTGAACGCCGTCCGCCTCTGTTTCCAGGCAACCATCACTCTGGCAACCGGCGAGCTGTATCCTCTGGCGCCCGTCATCTCTCAGCCCATCTACGACAACA GAGCTCCGAACACAGCCGAGCTAAAGATCTGTCGCGTGAACAGGAACTCGGGCAGCTGCCGGGGCGGAGACGAAATCTTCCTACTGTGTGACAAAGTGCAAAAAG AGGACATCGAGGTGCGCTTCTTCCGAGACTCGTGGGAAAGTAAAGGCTCGTTCTCTCAGGCCGACGTCCACAGGCAGGTCGCCATCGTGTTCCGTACACCGCCCTACTGCGATACAAACCTGAGTGAGCCTGTGAGAGTGAAGATGCAGCTCCGCAGGCCATCAGACCGTGAGGTCAGCGAGCCCATGGACTTCCAGTACCTCCCTGCCGACCCAG ATGAATACAGACTAATGGAGAAGAGGAAGCGGACTGAGGGAATGCTCCATAACCTCAAACTGGGCAACGTAGTGCCAG atACCATGAATCAGAGGACTATCAGTACTGCCAGAAGAACACTTACAGCTTCAAAGCCCTCAGCTGCTGTCAGCGCTCcaccag TGGTGAATCCTGTGACATGCATGAACGTTATGAAGCCTACGCCTATGTTCAACACTCCTCCACCAGGCCATCTGTTCACTCAGCCCAAAACTGAGCTGATGCCATCGAACGGAGACGGATTGAAGTTTTTCAGCAGTATCCCCGTGCAGCCTTCTGCTGCTCCAGATATATCCACAGAACTCCGCACCGTCAATCTCTCCGACCTGCACGACTTCCCCTATAGTAATTTCCCTTCCTCCGCTCCGGATCAGTCCGACACAATCAGGAGAGGGGAAGGAACTGGGGCTAACGGGGCCAGTACTACGGCGTCCCAAGAGGTCCAAAACACGTTCAGGTCTTTTGACAACGATATTCTGAATTTTCCTAGCTTTTCTGAAGCTCAGACGTCAGATGTGGAGAACATAAACACTGCAGAGTTTCAGGCGCTGTTTAGCCAAAGTGGACTTCACGGAGAGGGCCCTTCGAATGCTTCTGCGTGTCACGCTAACATGGCGGGAAACACAACCGCCGATAGCGCGTCGTGTTCTGGCGGTGCAGAGCAGGCTTCGAGAAACTTAGACAACGAACCCTGGATGAGTTTCCCAACAAGCATCATCAACTATTTGCAGAACGAGCCGATGGTACAATCCGCTACACCCGTGACACCCATTCAGCAAATCCTTGACGATACAGACATAATGAACTCCCTGGACGAAGATCGGCTCATGTCCATCCTTCACAACGGCAACCAAAACTTCCTGTCCGGGCATCCCACTTAG
- the c2h11orf68 gene encoding UPF0696 protein C11orf68 homolog, translating into MEEDEQSGTLSAEDYAAEAMAADLDPWIVFDARKTPRAEFPSWLESNRPSQVSRYGDEISGPVGWIAVYGTDHCPSNGDVSGLQESWERLQSSSRAISFQTIKELALNHNVLTGKWLMHLDTGFKVDHAWECVARAILDGKISVAKVSPRVPNSDGQHVICVYNDNFTDEEQVMQLDTAIRTAGIKCPLSYKPDVYTYLGIYRNNRWKLCPTIYESKFDLECVPRRSHIVSKVTNLAVT; encoded by the coding sequence ATGGAGGAAGACGAGCAATCCGGAACTCTTTCAGCAGAAGATTACGCTGCCGAGGCTATGGCGGCCGATCTGGATCCTTGGATCGTATTCGACGCCCGCAAAACTCCCCGAGCCGAGTTTCCTAGTTGGCTGGAATCCAATCGTCCTTCACAGGTGAGCCGCTATGGGGACGAGATTTCTGGGCCCGTAGGGTGGATCGCTGTATACGGCACCGATCACTGCCCGAGCAATGGCGACGTCTCGGGTTTGCAGGAGAGCTGGGAAAGACTTCAATCCAGCAGCCGAGCCATCAGTTTCCAGACCATAAAAGAGCTCGCTCTGAATCACAACGTGCTCACGGGGAAATGGCTGATGCACCTGGACACAGGTTTCAAAGTGGACCATGCATGGGAGTGTGTAGCGAGAGCCATCCTGGATGGAAAGATCTCAGTGGCCAAAGTGAGCCCGCGCGTGCCTAACTCGGACGGCCAGCACGTCATTTGCGTCTACAACGACAACTTCACCGATGAGGAGCAAGTGATGCAGCTGGACACGGCTATCAGGACGGCGGGCATCAAGTGTCCTCTGTCTTACAAGCCAGACGTCTACACGTACCTGGGGATTTACAGGAATAACCGGTGGAAGCTGTGTCCAACAATTTACGAGAGCAAGTTCGATCTGGAGTGCGTACCTCGCCGCTCACACATCGTCAGCAAAGTCACCAACTTAGCGGTTACATAA
- the drap1 gene encoding dr1-associated corepressor — protein sequence MPSKKKKYNARFPPARIKKIMQTDEEIGKVAAAVPVIISRALELFLESLLTKACHVTQSRNAKTMTTSHLKQCIELEQQFDFLKDLVAAVPDMQGEGDENHTEGAERIPRRGRKPGSGRKNGGAGAKGKDKKLSGTESEQEDDSEDSETDGDEEDVPQPNTHHQAPSHFHSPDMPPPYMPIPVGAPQAALSMPIGSFGSQPSVMGMIPPPNAMAPHKEEHDDDEDYDS from the exons atgccaagtaaaaagaagaaatacaaCGCCAGATTCCCTCCG GCAAGGATTAAGAAGATCATGCAGACGGATGAAGAAATAGGCAAAGTTGCCGCTGCAGTTCCTGTCATAATAT CGCGGGCACTGGAACTCTTCCTGGAGTCTCTTCTGACAAAAGCATGCCACGTTACTCAATCCCGCAACGCCAAAACCATGACCACGTCACATCT gAAACAGTGCATCGAACTGGAGCAGCAGTTCGACTTCCTGAAGGATCTGGTGGCCGCCGTCCCGGACATGCAGGGAGAGGGGGACGAAAATCACACGGAGGGAGCGGAGAGAATCCCACGCAg AGGCCGAAAGCCTGGCTCAGGACGCAAGAATGGAGGAGCAGGAGCCAAAGGCAAAGACAAGAAGCTGTCAGGCACAGAGTCTGAACAAGAG GACGACTCAGAGGACAGCGAGACGGATGGAGACGAGGAGGACGTTCCTCAGCCCAACACGCACCATCAGGCACCATCCCATTTTCACag CCCAGACATGCCCCCTCCGTACATGCCCATACCCGTGGGTGCCCCTCAGGCCGCTCTCTCCATGCCCATCGGCTCTTTCGGCTCACAGCCTTCAGTCATGGGGATGATCCCGCCTCCTAACGCCATGGCGCCGCACAAAGAAGAACACGACGACGACGAAGACTACGACTCTTAG